The following coding sequences lie in one Gammaproteobacteria bacterium genomic window:
- a CDS encoding type II toxin-antitoxin system RelE/ParE family toxin codes for MKIEILSGADEDLLDGYRFYEQQATGLGGYFLDSLYSDIDSLLVFAGVHRVVYGLYRCLSKRFPFAVYYSIDSQIIRIHAVLDCRSKPSRIKKRLK; via the coding sequence CGGATGAAGATCTTCTCGATGGCTACCGATTCTATGAGCAACAAGCCACGGGGCTCGGCGGTTATTTCCTTGACTCACTCTACTCCGATATAGATTCCTTACTCGTATTTGCCGGTGTTCACCGGGTAGTTTATGGGCTGTACCGTTGTCTTTCTAAACGCTTTCCCTTTGCTGTTTACTACAGCATTGATTCACAAATTATTCGGATTCATGCGGTACTTGATTGTCGCAGTAAGCCGTCCAGGATCAAGAAACGTCTCAAATGA